GCCGCGCAGCACGCCGCAAAACCGACTCCCGCTCCTGAAGCCCAAACCACGGTGACCGCTCCGGCAGAAACGGGCGTACTGAAGCGTGAACTGGCCGATGGCCTGTACGAAATGGTGCTCAGCCCGAAAGGTGACGCGCTGTATATCGCCAGTTCCGAAGGCTTCAAAGATGTGCAGGGCGGGGTTATCTACAAACTCGATCCGACCACGCTGAAAACCATTGGTCGTAGCCACACCGATCTGAAAAACTTTGCGCTGGCGATCTCACCAGACGGTAGCACCGTGTACGCGACCAACTCGCTGGACGGTGGCATCAGCGCCATCAATACCGCTGACGGCAAAGTGAAAAAGCGTCTGCTGTTTACCGAGCGCAACAAAGAGGGCTTCCCGTACGGTGCGCGCCAGGTGTTGCTCCATGACGGGACGCTTTATATCGGCGGCGTTGCCGATCCGGCGGTAGTTTGGGTAGTCGATGCCGAAACGCTGAAGCTGAAAAAAACCATCAAAAACGCTGGGCAGTGGGTCACCGGGCTGCTGTGGTCTGAACAGACCCAGCGCATCTATGTTGCCAACGGCGGCGGCGAAATCCTGATCATCAATCCGCGCACGAATCGCATCGAAAAACGCTGGAAACCGCTCGGTGACAAACCGGCGCTGCTGCTGAACATGGCAGAAGACAAAGCCACTGGCCGCCTGTTCGTGACCGACAACTCCAAAGCCAAAACCACGCTGGTGCTGGATATCCACACCGGCAAGTTGCTCAAACAACTCGATGTGGGCGATTCGCTGGCGGTGAAATTCAACGCCAAACGCAATGAGCTTTACATCTCCCAGCGCGAAAGCGGAAAACTGCTGAGCCTGGATGCCACCACGTATGCCGTGAAGCAAACCTGGGAACTGCCGCCGAATCCGAACAGCCTGCTGCTGTCGGACGATGGCCAGACGTTGTACGTCACCGTTAAACAGGCTTTCAACAAAGACCATTCGACCAACGGGCCGGACAGCGTAGTCAGAATTTCACTGAAATAAACCCCTATAAATAATCAGGCCCGGAAACGGGCCATTTTTGCGCGACTATTGAACGAGTTAGTTATGACCAACACCCCTTTAAATAAAACGCTGCTGGCACTCGCTATCGGCGCGGTTACGCACTCCGCCTTCGCGGCGGAAACCTCCAAAGAAGACACCATTGTGGTGCAATCAGCTCCAGCCAGTGAGTTCAAACCGGGCGGCGATCAGCTGGTTCCGGCTTTTCTCGACGGGCAGGTCGCTAACGGCGGCCGCATGGGAATGCTCGGCCAGCAGAGCGCGATGGATGTGCCGTTCAACATCATCAGCTACACCGCAAAACTGGTTGAAGACCAGCAGGCCAAAACTATTGCTGACGTGGTCGCCAACGATGCGGGCGTGCAATCGGTGCAGGGCTACGGCAACAGCGCCGAAAGCTATCGCATTCGCGGTCTGAAATTCGACGGCGACGACATGACCTTTGGCGGTCTGTCCGGCGTTCTGCCGCGTCAGGTTGTTGATACCCAGATGGTCGATCGCATTGAGATCTTCAAAGGCGCAAACTCCCTGATGAACGGCGCAGCAAGCTCCGGCGTCGGCGGGATGATCAACCTGGAACCCAAACACGCAGGCGACACGCCGCAGGCCAAAATCGGTGTGGATTACACCTCCGATTCGCAAATCGGCACCACTCTGGATGCTGGCCGTCGCTTTGGCGAAGGCGATCAGTTTGGCGCACGCGTGAATCTGGTTCACCGTGAAGGCGAAGCGCCGGTTGCTAACGACCGCCGCCGCACAACGCTGCTCTCCACCGGTCTGGATTACAAAGGCGACAACTTCCGCACCTCTGTCGACATGGGTTATCAGAAGAAAACCTTCCACGGCAGCGAAACGGGTGTGAACATTTCGGCGGTCGATTTTGTGCCGACGCCACCGAAAAACGACCGTAACTACTCGCAGAAATGGGCTTACAGCAATATCGAAAACGAATTCGGTATGTGGCGCAGCGAGTATGACATCACCGATAACTGGACCGCTTACACCGGGCTGGGCGCACAGCACGCCCACGAAGAGGGCTTGTACAGCGGCGCGAAGCTGATGGATAAGAGCGGTAAAGCCACGGCGACGCGTCTGGACACTAACCGCATCAGCGACTCCATGAGCGGCATGGCGGGCATTCGCGGTAATTTCGATACCGGTTTTGTTTCGCACAAAGTCAACGTCGGCTACTCAGCGATGACCAAAAACGAAAAAATCGCCTGGAAGATGTCGGCGGCGGCGGATAACCCAGTCACCAACATCTATCACAACACCGGCGTCGATAAGCCTGACAGCAGCAACTTCAATGGCTCTGGCGGCAATTACAGCGATCCCCTCACCAGCGGCCGCACCCGCACGCAGGGCTGGCTGCTGAGCGACACCCTCGGCGTGCTGGACGACAAACTGCTGTTCACCGCTGGCGCGCGCCATCAAAAAGTGGTGATTCGCGGATACAACAAAAAGACCGGTGCAGAAAGCGACGCCGATGCCTTTGACGGCAGCCGCTGGATGCCAACGTATGGCGTGGTCTACAAACCGTGGGAAGAACTCTCGCTCTACGCCAACCATACGGAAGCGTTGCAGCCGGGTAAAACCGCGCCGAATACGGCTACTAACTACGGTCAGAGCACCGGCATTGTTCACTCTAAGCAGAACGAAGTGGGTGTGAAAGCGGACTTTGGTCGCGTGGGCGGCTCGCTGGCGCTGTTCGAAATCAAAATGCCGTCGGCGATCCTCGATAGCGTCACCAAACACTATGGTCTGGACGCTGAACAGCGTAACCGCGGCCTTGAGTTGAACGTGTTTGGCGAGCCGATGCTGGGAATGCGTCTGAACGCCAGCGCCACCTGGCTGCAGGCGGAGATGACCAAAACCAATAACGGTCTCAATCAGGGTAATAAGGTCATCGGTGTGCCGAACTTCTACGCAGTATTGGGTGCGGAATATGACATCAAACCGATCGACGGCCTGACGGCGACGGCGCGCGTGAATCACTCCGGTTCTCAGTACGCGGATCTGGCGAACAGCAAAAAGCTCGACAGCTACACCACACTGGATCTGGGTATGCGCTATCGCTTCGCGGTGAACCATAACCAGAATCAGATGACCGTGCGTGCCGGTATCGACAACATCACAGACGAAAACTACTGGGCCAGCGTAGACGATTCTGGAACCTACCTGTTCCAGGGCGAGCCGCGCACCTTTAAGGTTTCCGTCGGCTACGAGTTCTAAGTTTTACCCTCGTTATCAGGGGCACGGATGCCCCATCCATTCTTAAGCGTGTGCTAACGCAAACTCTATTGCAGTGCGAACGGTCACAACCTGTGCTCGCGTACAGGCTTCAGGCGTGGCGTCCGGGCTGTCGGGATACACTTCGGTGGTGGTAGTAAATGGCGCGCCGGTCAGGGTGGCGCAAAGGTGGTAGGCATTGTTGTCATACTCCACTACACCGTGGCTGACGACCGGGTAGTCCAGCATGTTGCCGTTCTTATCCGCAGGGGCAATGTGAGTCACTTTCTCCACGGCAGCAATAATGGCCGCCTGGAAATCCAGCCGCGAATTCTGCGTATCGCTCACCAGATAGTAGCCATCTGGAATGGTTCCCGGCTCAAACGGCTCGCCGTCTCGCGCCGCTTTCGCCGGACGGAACTCGCTTTCATCGCTGTCGGTGGTTTCGTGCAGATCGACGTGCAGCAGGAATTTGCCTTTCAGCGGGGCGGTAAACGCCATCAGCGCGCGGGCTTCTTCACCTTCACCTTGTGCCCAGAACTGGCGGTTGGTATCCACGGCATCATAGTTCCAGCGGGTCACGTGCTCATACGCCCACGGGCTGACGCACGGCACCACCAGCAAATTGATTTTCCCCGCGTACTCATTCTGATATTCAGAGAGGAAACTCAGCGCCCCCATCACGCCGCTGGTTTCATATCCGTGGACGCCGCCGGTGATCAGCGCGACGGGCAGGCTGTCGTCCCAGTGTTGCGATTTCAGCGCCATCAGCGGGAATTTTTGGTCGCCATAGTGCAATTCGCCGTACTGGCTCACGTCATAGCGAGGTTTGAGCGCATTTATGGCGTTCAGCACGTCAGTTTCATAGCTTCGAAAACGCGTCTGGCTCTCGCGCCACTGCTGCTTTTCGGCTGCGGTCCAGGGCTTGCCTGGGGTTCCGATAGGGTAAAAAGGTTTCACAGTCATAGGTCACTCTGTCTGGTTTGGGTTTTCAACATCATACCCAGCCATGATTTCTAATTCATCCCGGTCTTTGCGATCCGGCCTGCAACTTGCTCCTGCAGACTCGAAGTGTTAAAAGGTGCCCCTTCACTAAAAATACACAGGGGTCAGACGTGAGAGACGCGTCATCCGCTTCAGACAATGCTGTTTCTGAAGGCTCGTCGGAACAGACACCGACGCTGCAACGTGGTTTGCAAAATCGACATATTCAGTTAATTGCCCTCGGCGGCGCGATTGGTACCGGGCTGTTTCTCGGCATCGGGCCTGCTATCCAAATGGCCGGTCCAGCGGTTCTGCTGGGATACGGCATTGCGGGCGTGATCGCCTTTCTGATCATGCGACAGCTCGGCGAGATGGTCGTCGAAGAGCCGGTATCCGGCTCTTTTGCACACTTTGCCTATAAATACTGGGGTCCGTTTGCGGGCTTTCTTTCTGGCTGGAACTACTGGGTGATGTTTGTGCTGGTCGGTATGGCTGAGCTTACCGCCGCTGGCATTTATATGCAGTACTGGCTGCCGGATGTCCCGACGTGGATCTGGGCCGCCGCCTTCTTCATTATCATCAACGCCGTGAATCTCGTGAACGTCCGTCTGTACGGCGAAACCGAGTTCTGGTTTGCGCTGATCAAAGTGGTGGCGATTATCGGCATGATCGGCTTTGGCCTGTGGCTGCTGTTCTCGGGTCATGGCGGCGAGCGCGCTAACATCGATAACTTGTGGAAACACGGCGGATTCCTGGCGACCGGCTGGAAGGGGCTGATTATGTCCCTGGCGGTGATCATGTTCTCCTTTGGCGGACTGGAGCTGATCGGCATAACGGCGGCTGAAGCGCGCGATCCGCATAAAAGCATTCCGAAAGCGGTCAACCAGGTGGTGTACCGTATTCTGCTGTTTTATATCGGTTCGCTGGTGGTCCTGCTGGCGCTCTATCCGTGGGTCGAAGTCAAATCCGATAGCAGCCCATTCGTGATGATTTTCCACGACATGAACAGCAATCTGGTGGCCTCGGCGCTGAACTTCGTCATTCTGGTGGCGTCACTGTCGGTTTATAACAGCGGCGTTTATTCCAACAGCCGTATGCTGTTTGGCCTTTCCGTGCAGGGCAACGCGCCGAAGTTCTTAACTCGCGTGAGCCGTCGCGGCGTGCCGGTCAATTCGCTGCTGCTGTCCGGGGGGATCACCTCGCTGGTGGTGCTGATCAACTACCTGCTGCCGAAAGAGGCCTTCGGTCTGCTGATGGCGCTGGTGGTGGCAACCCTGCTGCTGAACTGGATTATGATCTGCCTGGCGCATCTGCGTTTTCGCGCGGCGATGCGTCGCAAAGGGCGTGAAACACAGTTTAAAGCGCTGCTCTATCCGGCGGGTAACTACCTGTGTATCGCCTTCCTTGGGATGATCCTGGTGCTGATGTGCACCCTCGACGATATGCGACTGTCAGCGTTGCTGCTGCCGGTGTGGGTGGTGTTTTTATTCGTGGCGTTTAAGTTATCGCGACGTCATTAAGCATCGCAGGGTATGAGCATAACAAGGGGACCTGTGTACAGCGGTCCCCTTGTTTTCTTAATAATAGGTCATCGTGATATCGGCTTTGGCGGTCACATCGCCGGAAAAGTTTTGTCCGTCGGACAGCACCTTCGCCGCAGTTTGCGTCATTGCAGCATAGAAGCGATGACTGGAGACGCCTTCATTAACGCTGCCTGTATGAACTGTCTCACCAATCTGGATGGCGCTTCCCGCAGTATCGAACAATCTGACGCCCAGTCCATCAATCACCTTATTGTTCTGTGCATTAAAGACATTGAGGTAGTCCTCAGAACTCCCGCCGACGTTAGCGTCGGTAAAGGTGATATCCAAATTGCTGAATGCCGCTCCACAGCTGAACGAGAGATCAAAGGGAACGTGATCCCCTTCTTTTGGGAACCCCCCGGTAGATTGCTTGGTATAGTCCGGCAGTTGAACCGTCTGCCTTTTATCGACAAGGCTACAGCTGGACTGTGAGATATAGACCCCAGTCCCTAAGTTAACGTAAACAGAAGTGGAACCAGTGTTCATATTCTCTAAATCAAAACGCAGCTGCGAGCCAATCATCACCGGCATTCCGTCATAGGCGACGGTACCGCTTTTGATTAAATCCGCAGCCATTGCCTGGACGGCATAATTTTTTGTCGGATCGTAAAGCCAGGCTGTTTTATTGTCGTTGTACTGTCCGCCAAACTGGAAGGCTACCGAATCTGCTTTGGTGCCAATAGGGTATGTCTCATTCATTGCTTTACCGTTCACCAGCTCAGCGGGCGGATAGCCGTTGGTCACCGTCGCGCCGCTGACGGAAAGCGGTTTGAGATAAAGTTTAAGATATAGCCCTGAATTTGAAGTGAAACCCCATCCTTTAACCGGGATAATAACCGCGTTATTGATAAGGTAAAGTGCCATCCAGAGTTCACCGTTGAACCCGTCCGGGAAATCATAATACTCCCCATTGGTCGTGCAGGAGATTCGCATGCTTGGCAAAAATTCACCGAAATCCCAGTGCTTAACGACGGTGCCATCCGGTGTTCCGGGATCAACAGTAATCGGTTGATCGGCGGTCATCAGGCTAAAGGGTTTCACCCCGCCGGTATCAATTTGGCAGGTCGGTGTTGAAGCGGATGCATCAACGCAGAAGAAAGCAAAGCTGCTGACCACCAATAAAGATAACGTGTTAAAGGTCTTATTCATAAATCCCTCACTTCCCCTCAGGTTCGACAAAGGATTAATTGCTGAGCGACGCATGTTGAATGGCTGTTTCACCGCCAAAATCATTAATGGCAGAGTAGCTCAACTGAGCCGAGCCAGTTGCAGCCTTGGCCGGAATTTCATAGCGCATTTCGCCTTTTGCAGGGACCATCGGATGTTTGTCGATAACACTCTGGCCGTTGAGCGTCAGCGTTGAGAAACTGACGTAATATGGCGTTGGGTTTTGTGCCACCAGCCAGCGTTTACCCCCATCGCTTTCCGTTCTCCAGTGAAGTTTAGTGACACTTTCTTTGGGATCTCCTTCCAGACCCGCAGGTCGAACAAACACCTTGATGCGGGAGCGAACGGCCAGGACGAGCTGGTTACTTTTCACTTTTGGTGCCGGTGGAATCTCCTGCATGACCAGCCAGTAGACGGTTTCCCGATCGGTTGGCAGCGAGCCAGGCATTACCAGTAATCTGAGGCGGGCTTCTTTATTTGGATCGATTTTAAATAACGGGGGAGTGAGGACTATTGGGATATTTTTATCGCTGCCCTTTAAATCCTCGAGCCATGACTGCACCAGGTAGGTGGTATCTTTGCTGTCATTTTTCATCTGCACGCTGCCTTCTTTATCGCTGATATAAATAATCGCGCGCGTTGCCTCTGGCCTGACGGCGGCCAACGTACTTCCAGTGGCCAGGAGTGAAAGCATTCCCATCATGATGAGAAAGTGTGAGCGGAACGTGTGTTTCATAGTGCACCTGTATGACAAGTTTGTTGAGTTTGCTGATACCAGTCGGAAGATTTCCCCGTCGCGGGAGGCAAAATGAAATGACACTCTTCACCGCCTTTATCTCCCCAGTGGACTAACAGAGGCGTCTCGCCTTTGGCTAAAACGCCGGATAAATAGAGCATACCGTCGCTGGCTACCATGCCGACTTCGACGTTGTCCTGATAAACATAAGCGCCAAACGGTGCGTTCTGCCCGTTTTCCAGCGTGAGTTTTACCATCGCCCGGCGTCCGACACGGGTGACAAAATGGGTGACTGTCACGGCGCCGTGTGTCGGCGTGACGTTCATCCCACTGTTGACCAGCTCCACATTCTGGTTGGCGGTGCGGGTATTCAGTGAAATGGTGTTCTCGCGGTATGGCGTCACGTAAGGCACGACAGCTTTACCCTGTTTATTGGTACGAACGCCCGGTTGTCCGTCTATGGCGACGTTGTCCGCGTCGGGGGCTTCAACAATATTCACTGTGTCCCCCAGATTCTGCGAGAAAATGACACCGTTGCTGTAACCGAGTACACCGCCGGACATGCCCAGCGAGTACTGGCTGGTGTCAGGGCTAAACGAGCTACTGGCACTATAGCTTGCAGCAGGTGTGCGATAGTTTGCTGACACGCCTGGGGAGTATTCGCCACCCTGATTGCGCTGTACTGACATGCTGTAATCCAGAGTGTTATCCAGCTCTGATCCAGAGAGCGTTGCCATTTGACTATTGTTGCCCTTGCTGGTGTTCGACATCAGCGACAGACTGGTGTTGTGATGAGCGCCAAAGTCGAGTGGCATCGACAAACTCAAGGATAGCTGTCTATCCGTGATCTCACCGGGGCTTTGGTTAACGCTGGCGCTGAGGCCCAACGACGCCATTTTTATTTGGGTATTGAAACCCAACGTGATCGAGCGCTGGTTGCTTTGCGTTTCGCCTTCATACGGATAATATTCTTGATTATCAACGGTAAGATAGCTGCTCCCCAGTTCCCCAAGTCCCTGATTTAACGTGAGTTCAATCTCATTTTTACGATGAGACGTGTTGTTGTCAGCGTCGCCCCATCGCTGATCGGCATACTCGCTGAATGACTGGAAATCGGGGGTACGGAAACGATAGGCGGAAACCTGGAATGACGTATTGGTACTGTCAAACTGACGGGCATAGAGCACCCTGACGGCCTGGCCCGGAGACTGATTTGCGCTCGCGTCGTCTTCATCTTTACGCGCATAGTTCGCCTGTTTCTCGATAGCCCAGTCGAGGGACATACTGCCCCAGAACCCCAAATCATATGCGCTACTGACAGCCAGCGACTGATACCCTTCACCGGCTAATACAACGTTACTCAGGGTCAATTTATTTAACCCATATTCAATGCTCGCCTGAGCAAGTTCGGGTGAATGGCTAAGAGAGTTGCTGCTGCGATATTGCCCGGCACTGACGTTATATCGCCAGCTGCCGGGGCGGATCATATCCGGCAGTGAAGTGTAGGGAACGCTGAATTCCTGCTTACTGCCATCGCTTTCCTCAACGCTGACATCGAGGTCTGCGCCCCGCTGGCCGCTGGTCAGGTCGGTGATGGCAAACGCGCCTGGCGGAACGGCTTTACTGTAAATAATGCTGCCGCGCTGACGAATAACCACTTTTGCATTGCTGTTTGCCACGCCACGGATAACTGGCGTGTAGCTAAACGCTTCACCGGGCAACATCTGGGTATTGGTGCCCAGGGCGATACCTTTCATCGGTATCACCCCCATCACGCTTCCTGGCGAGTAGCTGTAGACATCTCCCATCGTCAGTGTCGACAGCAAGCTATTGATGTCCGTTTCGCCGTAAGCACGATCGTGGTTATCTTCCCATTGCTGCCCATCAGATTTGTTAAAAGTATCGAAACTGTATAAGCGCCAGCGGCCGAGATTGACGGCAGAATTGAGGCTCAGGTAGCTGGAGTCTGAGGTTGAATTCTGGTTATCTCCGTGGCTGCTTGTGTGGTAGGTGTAACCGCTATAGTTAACGCGCACTGCGTTGACCCCTTTGTCCCACATGGCTGGGTTGACGGCAGTCAAGGGATTGCTCTCCAGAATAGCGGACTGCGGCAGTGTAAGGGTTCCGTTCTGGTTACCCTCATCATAGCTAAAGTGCAGCTCGGGCCATTTTGCGCTGATATCGAGGCAACTTTCTCCCGGCAGTTTATTCGCAGGTGTGAATGCCGCTTTATTTAATCCTGTGGGGTTAATATTTAACTGATTCAGAATTGTAGAGGTGAAGCAGGGGGCTGATTTACCATCATTGCCGGTTGAAATATATTCCAGGTTTATTTTTTTGGCTTCCGCGCCATTGACGGAGACGTTGATTTCCTTCATACCACTGCTGATCGCATCAG
Above is a window of Lelliottia jeotgali DNA encoding:
- a CDS encoding Ferrichrome-iron receptor, which produces MTNTPLNKTLLALAIGAVTHSAFAAETSKEDTIVVQSAPASEFKPGGDQLVPAFLDGQVANGGRMGMLGQQSAMDVPFNIISYTAKLVEDQQAKTIADVVANDAGVQSVQGYGNSAESYRIRGLKFDGDDMTFGGLSGVLPRQVVDTQMVDRIEIFKGANSLMNGAASSGVGGMINLEPKHAGDTPQAKIGVDYTSDSQIGTTLDAGRRFGEGDQFGARVNLVHREGEAPVANDRRRTTLLSTGLDYKGDNFRTSVDMGYQKKTFHGSETGVNISAVDFVPTPPKNDRNYSQKWAYSNIENEFGMWRSEYDITDNWTAYTGLGAQHAHEEGLYSGAKLMDKSGKATATRLDTNRISDSMSGMAGIRGNFDTGFVSHKVNVGYSAMTKNEKIAWKMSAAADNPVTNIYHNTGVDKPDSSNFNGSGGNYSDPLTSGRTRTQGWLLSDTLGVLDDKLLFTAGARHQKVVIRGYNKKTGAESDADAFDGSRWMPTYGVVYKPWEELSLYANHTEALQPGKTAPNTATNYGQSTGIVHSKQNEVGVKADFGRVGGSLALFEIKMPSAILDSVTKHYGLDAEQRNRGLELNVFGEPMLGMRLNASATWLQAEMTKTNNGLNQGNKVIGVPNFYAVLGAEYDIKPIDGLTATARVNHSGSQYADLANSKKLDSYTTLDLGMRYRFAVNHNQNQMTVRAGIDNITDENYWASVDDSGTYLFQGEPRTFKVSVGYEF
- a CDS encoding Phenylalanine-specific permease, giving the protein MRDASSASDNAVSEGSSEQTPTLQRGLQNRHIQLIALGGAIGTGLFLGIGPAIQMAGPAVLLGYGIAGVIAFLIMRQLGEMVVEEPVSGSFAHFAYKYWGPFAGFLSGWNYWVMFVLVGMAELTAAGIYMQYWLPDVPTWIWAAAFFIIINAVNLVNVRLYGETEFWFALIKVVAIIGMIGFGLWLLFSGHGGERANIDNLWKHGGFLATGWKGLIMSLAVIMFSFGGLELIGITAAEARDPHKSIPKAVNQVVYRILLFYIGSLVVLLALYPWVEVKSDSSPFVMIFHDMNSNLVASALNFVILVASLSVYNSGVYSNSRMLFGLSVQGNAPKFLTRVSRRGVPVNSLLLSGGITSLVVLINYLLPKEAFGLLMALVVATLLLNWIMICLAHLRFRAAMRRKGRETQFKALLYPAGNYLCIAFLGMILVLMCTLDDMRLSALLLPVWVVFLFVAFKLSRRH
- a CDS encoding pilus assembly protein, which codes for MKHTFRSHFLIMMGMLSLLATGSTLAAVRPEATRAIIYISDKEGSVQMKNDSKDTTYLVQSWLEDLKGSDKNIPIVLTPPLFKIDPNKEARLRLLVMPGSLPTDRETVYWLVMQEIPPAPKVKSNQLVLAVRSRIKVFVRPAGLEGDPKESVTKLHWRTESDGGKRWLVAQNPTPYYVSFSTLTLNGQSVIDKHPMVPAKGEMRYEIPAKAATGSAQLSYSAINDFGGETAIQHASLSN